The Natrinema caseinilyticum genomic sequence GGGCCTTCTGGACGAGTTCGTTCATCTCCGAAGAGAGTTGCAGGAGGCCCTTCCGGTCGGCGTCTTCGACCACCGGGACCATCAGTCCGACGTCGGTCGCGGTCGCGACCCCGATGTTGTAGTAGTCGCGGTAGACGATCTCTTCGTTCGCGTCGTCGATGACCGCGTTCATCTCGGGATGGTCTTTCAGCGCCGCGACGACGGCCTTCATGATGAAGGGCATGTAGGTCAGCCGGATCCCACGGTCCTCTGCGCGCGGTTTGAGCTCGTCTCGCGCGGCCACGAGCGCGGTGACGTCGACCTCGTCGTGGTGCGTGACGTGCGGCGCGGTGTACTTCGACTCGACCATCGCCTCGGCGATGCGTTTGCGGACGCCCGTGAACGGTTCGCGGCGTTCGCGCTCGCCCTCGGCGACGTCCGGGCCCCGCGTCCCGACCCGCTCGCCCGCTTCGACCGCCTCGCGGTCGGCTTCCTGCGCTCGCTTCTGTACCTCAGCGTACTCCCTGATGGCCGCTGGCGTGACGAACGCCTCGCCGTCGCGTTCTTCGACGGCGGGCACGGCGTCGATGTCGATGCCTTCCTCCTCGGCGAGTCGCCGAGTCGCCGGCGCGGCCAGCGTCCTGTCACGATCGGCCGCGTCACCCTGCGACGGGGGTTCGGACCGGCGAGACCGCGAAGGTCCCGTCGCGGTCTCCGGAGACGGTTCCGCGGCGGGTTCTTCGCCGTCGCCGGTCTCGCTCGACTCACCCGGTTCTCCCTCGTCGGCGGTCGGTGCGGGCGTCTGTGACTGGGGCTGGCCCCGTTCGGCGGCGGATTCGACGCCGTTCGCCGCCTGCACGTCGGCCGCGGTGATCCGACCGCCGGGACCGCTTCCGTCGATCCTCGAGAGGTCGATCCCGCGCTCGCGCGCCGTGCGACGGACGCGCGGCGGTGCGAAGACGCGGTCGTCGGGCGTGGAACCCGCCTCGGTTTCGGTCTGGGCCTCACCGGGACGTTCTGGGGCTTCACCGCCGGTCGTCGAGTCCGCTCCATCGGCCGCAGCGGATTCCTCCTTCGTCGCTGCGGGAGGTTCGGTCGCGGGTTCACCGGCTTCGTCGAACGAGATGATCACCGTCCCGACCGGGACGATTTCTCCCTCCGCGACGTGCAACTCGCGGACGGTGCCGTCGACCGGTGCGGGAACCTCCACGAGCGCCTTGTCCGTCTCGACCTCCGCGACCGACTGGTCCTCCGAGACCTCGTCGCCTTCCTCGACGAGCCAGGTGACGAGTTCACCTTCCGCGACGCCCTCGCCGACGTCCGGCAGTTCGAACTCCCTGACCATCTTAGAACCCCACCGCGTTCCGAATCCCGTCCTCGATGCGAGCCGGTTCGGGCAGGTAGTAATCCTCGAGCGCGTACAGCGGGAACGGCGTGTCGAAGCCCGTGATGCGCTCGACCGGCGCTTCCTGGTACAGGAGGGCCTCCTCCTGTAGGGTCGCGGTTATTTCGGCGCCGAGACCGCCCGTCTTCGGTG encodes the following:
- a CDS encoding 2-oxo acid dehydrogenase subunit E2 gives rise to the protein MVREFELPDVGEGVAEGELVTWLVEEGDEVSEDQSVAEVETDKALVEVPAPVDGTVRELHVAEGEIVPVGTVIISFDEAGEPATEPPAATKEESAAADGADSTTGGEAPERPGEAQTETEAGSTPDDRVFAPPRVRRTARERGIDLSRIDGSGPGGRITAADVQAANGVESAAERGQPQSQTPAPTADEGEPGESSETGDGEEPAAEPSPETATGPSRSRRSEPPSQGDAADRDRTLAAPATRRLAEEEGIDIDAVPAVEERDGEAFVTPAAIREYAEVQKRAQEADREAVEAGERVGTRGPDVAEGERERREPFTGVRKRIAEAMVESKYTAPHVTHHDEVDVTALVAARDELKPRAEDRGIRLTYMPFIMKAVVAALKDHPEMNAVIDDANEEIVYRDYYNIGVATATDVGLMVPVVEDADRKGLLQLSSEMNELVQKARDRTISPGELRGSTFTITNVGGIGGEYATPIINYPEAGILAIGEIKRKPRVVTDDDGAESIEPRSVMTLSLSFDHRLLDGAVGARFTNTVMEYLENPNLLLLE